The Staphylococcus sp. KG4-3 genome has a window encoding:
- a CDS encoding tRNA1(Val) (adenine(37)-N6)-methyltransferase — MLLEDERLDYLIKENLRIIQNDEVFSFSTDALLLAHFTKVKKQDTIMDLCSGNGVIPLLLSDKGQQHIDGIEIQQQLVDMAQRSVAYNQLEDRIHMYHMDLKDTYHQFMPSQYSLVTCNPPYFKVNQQHQHQKDAHKIARHEIMCTLEDCCLAARHLLKQGGRMVMVHRAERLMDVLSYMRAYQIEPKKLYFVYSKQNKVAQTIVVEGRKSGNQGLDIQPPFYIYNNDGSYTEEMREIYYG, encoded by the coding sequence ATGCTTTTAGAAGATGAAAGATTAGATTATTTAATAAAAGAAAACTTAAGAATTATACAAAATGATGAAGTGTTTTCTTTTTCTACAGATGCACTATTACTCGCGCATTTTACAAAAGTTAAAAAGCAAGATACGATTATGGATTTGTGTTCAGGGAATGGAGTTATCCCTCTATTACTTTCAGATAAAGGGCAACAACATATAGATGGTATAGAGATTCAGCAACAACTAGTTGATATGGCACAAAGAAGTGTCGCATATAATCAATTAGAAGATAGAATCCACATGTATCATATGGATTTAAAGGACACATATCACCAATTTATGCCTTCACAATATAGCCTTGTTACTTGTAATCCACCTTACTTTAAAGTCAATCAACAACATCAACATCAAAAAGATGCGCATAAAATAGCTAGGCATGAGATAATGTGTACATTAGAAGATTGTTGTTTAGCAGCGAGACATTTATTAAAGCAAGGTGGACGTATGGTAATGGTTCATAGAGCTGAACGTCTTATGGATGTCTTAAGTTACATGAGAGCATATCAAATTGAGCCTAAAAAACTTTATTTTGTGTATAGTAAACAAAACAAAGTGGCGCAAACAATAGTCGTGGAAGGTAGAAAAAGTGGTAACCAAGGTTTAGACATACAGCCACCATTTTATATTTATAATAATGATGGCAGTTACACCGAGGAAATGAGAGAAATATATTATGGATAA
- a CDS encoding stage 0 sporulation family protein: MQNVVGIDFQKSGKMEYYSPKDFDLNVDDWVVVESKRGLEMGRVKYAPLDVADEDVTLPLKEIVRHATDEDLSRYEQNEKDAEEAMALCKNTIQQQSLEMRLVNCEFTLDKSKVIFNFTSDERVDFRKLVKVLAQKLKTRIELRQIGVRDEAKLLGGIGPCGRSLCCATFLGDFEPVSIKMAKDQNLSLNPTKISGACGRLMCCLKYENDYYEEARAQLPDVGEAIKTPEGNGKVIGLNILDISMQVKVEGLEQPLEYKMEELETLN, translated from the coding sequence ATGCAAAATGTAGTAGGAATTGATTTTCAAAAATCGGGGAAAATGGAATACTATTCGCCAAAAGATTTCGATTTAAATGTAGATGATTGGGTGGTAGTTGAGTCTAAAAGAGGATTAGAGATGGGGCGTGTAAAATATGCTCCGTTAGATGTTGCAGATGAAGATGTAACACTACCTTTAAAAGAAATCGTCCGTCATGCAACAGATGAGGATTTAAGTCGATATGAGCAAAATGAAAAAGATGCTGAAGAGGCAATGGCATTATGCAAAAATACGATTCAACAACAGAGTTTAGAAATGAGATTAGTAAATTGTGAATTTACATTAGATAAATCAAAAGTAATTTTTAATTTTACATCGGATGAACGCGTTGATTTTAGAAAATTAGTAAAAGTTCTAGCTCAAAAACTAAAAACACGTATTGAGTTAAGACAAATAGGTGTTAGAGATGAAGCAAAATTACTTGGTGGTATTGGACCGTGTGGACGTTCTTTATGCTGTGCTACGTTTTTAGGTGACTTTGAACCAGTATCTATAAAAATGGCAAAAGATCAAAATTTATCACTTAATCCTACTAAAATTTCAGGGGCTTGCGGTCGTTTAATGTGTTGTCTTAAATATGAAAATGACTATTATGAAGAGGCGCGTGCCCAATTACCTGATGTAGGAGAAGCTATTAAAACGCCAGAAGGTAATGGTAAAGTAATTGGCCTAAACATCTTAGATATTTCTATGCAAGTAAAAGTGGAAGGGCTTGAACAGCCACTTGAATATAAAATGGAAGAATTAGAAACATTAAATTAG
- the rsmA gene encoding 16S rRNA (adenine(1518)-N(6)/adenine(1519)-N(6))-dimethyltransferase RsmA, whose translation MEYKDIATPTRTKALLNQYGFNFKKSLGQNFLIDVNIIHNIIEASDIDAHTGIIEIGPGMGSLTEQLAKNAKKVVAFEIDQRLMPVLEDTMGPYDNVTIINEDILKADIAHYVAEHFSECKKIMVVANLPYYITTPILLNLMQQSLPIDGYVVMMQKEVGERLNAQVGTKAYGSLSIVAQYYTETSKVLTVPKAVFLPPPNVDSIVVKLMKRDTPIVTVDDEDKFFKMTKGAFGQRRKTINNNYQSLFVNGKANKQMILDWLEASDIDPRRRGETLSIKEFAHLYNELKNFPELEF comes from the coding sequence ATGGAATATAAAGATATTGCAACACCAACGCGAACCAAAGCATTACTTAATCAGTATGGATTTAATTTCAAAAAGAGTTTGGGACAGAATTTTTTAATTGATGTGAATATTATTCATAATATCATTGAGGCCAGTGATATTGATGCGCATACAGGCATAATAGAAATAGGACCTGGTATGGGTTCATTAACGGAACAATTGGCTAAAAATGCTAAAAAAGTGGTTGCCTTTGAAATTGATCAACGTCTAATGCCTGTACTTGAAGATACAATGGGACCATATGATAATGTGACTATAATAAATGAGGATATACTTAAAGCAGATATTGCGCATTATGTTGCTGAACATTTTTCTGAATGTAAGAAAATAATGGTAGTAGCTAACTTACCATATTACATTACAACACCTATTTTATTAAATTTAATGCAACAATCATTACCAATTGATGGTTATGTAGTTATGATGCAAAAAGAAGTAGGAGAACGTCTTAATGCACAAGTCGGCACAAAAGCGTATGGTTCATTATCAATTGTGGCACAATATTATACAGAAACGAGTAAAGTGCTAACTGTACCTAAAGCTGTATTCTTACCACCACCGAATGTAGATTCTATTGTAGTTAAATTAATGAAGCGCGACACACCGATTGTTACTGTAGATGATGAAGATAAATTTTTCAAAATGACAAAAGGAGCGTTTGGTCAAAGACGTAAGACAATTAATAATAATTATCAAAGTTTATTTGTAAATGGCAAAGCTAATAAACAAATGATACTCGATTGGTTAGAAGCCAGTGATATAGATCCGAGAAGGCGAGGAGAAACGCTTTCAATAAAAGAATTTGCACATTTATACAATGAATTGAAAAATTTCCCAGAATTAGAATTTTAA
- a CDS encoding GIY-YIG nuclease family protein, translating to MDKHYIYIVKCKDGSLYTGYAKDVTQRVAKHNNGQGAKYTKIRRPVQLVYQEMFATKSEALKREYEIKTYTRQQKLELISED from the coding sequence ATGGATAAACATTATATTTATATAGTTAAATGTAAAGATGGTAGTTTATATACGGGTTATGCAAAAGATGTTACACAGCGAGTAGCTAAACATAATAATGGACAAGGCGCTAAATATACGAAAATAAGACGTCCGGTACAACTCGTTTATCAAGAAATGTTCGCTACAAAGTCTGAAGCATTGAAACGTGAGTATGAAATTAAAACATATACACGTCAACAAAAATTAGAATTAATAAGTGAGGATTAG
- the tmk gene encoding dTMP kinase, protein MSAFITFEGPEGSGKTTVIQQVAKKLENEYEVVLTREPGGVKTGEQIREVLLEGDDMDDRTEALLFAASRREHLVGKVIPSLNSGKLVLCDRYIDSSLAYQGYARGIGIEEVKSINEFAINGLYPDITIYLDVSVEVGRERILKNQRNQNRLDQEDVKFHEKVVEGYKEIIHNESERFMVIDADQSVEKVVNATYESIIKYLEKL, encoded by the coding sequence ATGTCAGCTTTTATAACTTTTGAAGGTCCTGAAGGTTCAGGGAAAACTACTGTCATACAGCAAGTAGCAAAAAAATTAGAAAATGAATATGAAGTTGTTCTCACCAGAGAGCCAGGTGGTGTGAAAACTGGAGAGCAAATTCGTGAAGTATTGCTTGAAGGAGATGATATGGATGATCGAACAGAAGCATTATTATTTGCTGCTTCTAGACGTGAACATCTCGTAGGTAAGGTGATTCCATCATTAAATAGTGGTAAATTAGTATTATGTGATAGATATATTGATAGTTCTTTAGCATATCAAGGCTATGCTCGGGGAATAGGAATAGAAGAAGTGAAATCTATTAATGAATTTGCTATTAATGGTTTGTATCCAGATATTACGATATATCTTGATGTCAGCGTAGAAGTTGGAAGGGAAAGAATCTTAAAAAATCAACGAAATCAAAATCGTTTAGATCAAGAAGATGTAAAATTTCATGAAAAAGTAGTTGAAGGTTATAAAGAAATTATTCATAATGAGTCTGAACGCTTTATGGTAATAGATGCAGATCAGAGTGTAGAAAAAGTAGTTAACGCAACGTATGAATCTATCATCAAATACTTAGAAAAATTATGA
- a CDS encoding DNA polymerase III subunit delta' C-terminal domain-containing protein codes for MDELERLTKAYQSSKLSHAYLFEGDDGQSMQQVAIDFTKLILCGQDNQCQLKVETFNHPDFMYISSEETTIKKDQVEQLVHHMNQLPIEGDYKVYIIESFEKLTVQGENSILKFLEEPPDNTIAILLTTKPEQILDTIHSRCQHVYFKPIDKSIFIERLIEREISRPVAELLSTYTTQIETAVAINEEADLMALRKSIIKWCQLLLTNRSMALIAIVDLLKQAKNRRLQLVTLAAVNGFFEDVMHAKVGMDDDIIYRDLHEEVKVFSEKLTYNQIILMYDQITEAHKKLNQNVNPTLVFEQIVIKGVS; via the coding sequence ATGGATGAGTTAGAAAGACTGACAAAAGCATATCAATCAAGTAAACTGTCGCACGCTTATTTATTTGAGGGCGATGATGGACAATCCATGCAGCAAGTCGCAATTGATTTCACGAAATTAATACTATGTGGGCAAGACAATCAATGTCAGTTAAAAGTAGAAACATTTAATCATCCAGATTTTATGTATATATCTTCCGAAGAAACTACGATTAAAAAAGACCAAGTAGAACAATTAGTACATCATATGAATCAACTACCTATCGAAGGTGACTATAAAGTTTATATTATTGAATCTTTTGAGAAGTTAACCGTTCAAGGTGAAAATAGTATTTTAAAATTTTTAGAAGAACCACCTGATAATACGATAGCCATCTTATTAACAACAAAACCAGAACAAATTTTAGATACTATTCATTCTAGATGTCAGCATGTATATTTTAAGCCAATAGATAAGTCTATCTTTATAGAAAGATTAATCGAACGCGAAATTTCGCGTCCTGTAGCAGAATTGCTCAGTACATATACAACCCAAATTGAAACTGCAGTAGCGATAAATGAAGAGGCAGACTTGATGGCATTGCGTAAAAGTATTATAAAATGGTGCCAATTGTTGTTAACAAATCGTTCAATGGCATTGATAGCGATTGTCGATTTATTAAAACAGGCTAAAAATCGTCGTTTACAGTTAGTTACATTAGCCGCAGTTAATGGTTTCTTTGAAGATGTTATGCATGCTAAAGTAGGAATGGATGATGATATTATATATCGTGATTTGCATGAAGAAGTAAAAGTATTTTCTGAAAAATTAACATATAATCAAATTATTTTGATGTATGATCAAATAACAGAAGCACATAAAAAATTAAACCAAAATGTTAATCCGACATTAGTATTTGAACAGATTGTGATAAAAGGGGTGAGTTAA
- the rnmV gene encoding ribonuclease M5, whose amino-acid sequence MKINEFIVVEGRDDTERVKRAVECDTIETNGSAINQATLEVIARAFETRGVIVLTDPDFPGDKIRNTIQKYIPGVKHAYIDRDKAKNKRGKIGVEHANIDDIKEALMNVSTPFEEGHESISKDVLIDLGLLVGKDARKKRELLGRKLHIGHSNGKQLLNKLNAFGYTETDVRNALSDNEGSES is encoded by the coding sequence ATGAAGATAAATGAATTTATTGTAGTTGAAGGTAGAGACGATACAGAACGAGTAAAAAGAGCGGTTGAATGTGATACGATTGAGACAAATGGTAGTGCTATCAATCAGGCAACTTTAGAGGTTATTGCACGGGCATTTGAAACTAGAGGGGTCATTGTACTTACTGATCCAGATTTCCCAGGTGATAAAATAAGGAATACAATTCAAAAATACATTCCGGGTGTTAAACATGCCTATATTGACCGCGATAAGGCTAAAAACAAACGCGGAAAAATAGGTGTAGAACATGCTAATATTGATGATATTAAAGAAGCATTGATGAATGTAAGTACGCCTTTTGAAGAAGGGCACGAATCAATAAGTAAAGACGTGTTGATTGATTTAGGCTTGCTCGTTGGTAAAGATGCACGTAAAAAAAGGGAACTGTTAGGCCGTAAATTGCATATTGGTCATTCTAATGGTAAACAGTTGTTGAATAAACTAAATGCATTTGGTTATACAGAAACAGATGTTAGAAATGCATTAAGTGATAATGAGGGAAGTGAAAGTTAA
- the metG gene encoding methionine--tRNA ligase, translated as MAKETFYITTPIYYPSGNLHIGHAYTTTAGDVIARYKRMQGYDVRYLTGTDEHGQKIQEKAHKAGKSELEYLDEMIAGIKDLWKKLEISNDDFIRTTEARHKEVVQQIFERLLAQNDIYLGEYEGWYSVPDETYYTETQLVDPVFENGEIVGGKSPDSGHEVELVKEESYFFNLSKYTDRLLEFYDENPEFIQPPSRKNEMINNFIKPGLEDLAVSRTSFDWGIHVKSNPKHVVYVWIDALVNYISSLGYLSDDDSLFKKYWPADIHIMAKEIVRFHSIIWPILLMALDIPLPKKVFAHGWILMKDGKMSKSKGNVVDPNVLIDRYGLDATRYYLMRELPFGSDGVFTPEGFVERTNYDLANDLGNLVNRTISMINKYFDGELPAYQSSKHELDKDMEQMALDTVKTFHENMDDLQFSVALSTIWKFISRTNKYIDETSPWVLAKDEEQKEMLGNVMAHLVENIRIIAVLLRPFLTHAPKQIFTQLNINTPELFELESIETYGALTESIMVSDKPQPIFPRLDSAVEIDYIKESMQPEKKEEEEVEEEIPAKAQIDIKDFDKVEIKAATIIDAEQVKKSDKLLKIQVDLDNEQRQIVSGIAQYYQPEDIIGKKVAVVTNLKPAKLMGRKSEGMILSAEKDGVLTLVSLPNAIPNGSVIK; from the coding sequence ATGGCGAAAGAAACTTTTTATATCACTACACCAATATATTATCCAAGTGGGAATTTACATATCGGTCATGCTTATACAACAACAGCTGGTGATGTAATCGCACGTTATAAAAGAATGCAAGGCTATGATGTTCGTTATTTAACAGGTACGGATGAACATGGGCAAAAAATACAAGAAAAAGCACATAAAGCTGGAAAATCAGAATTAGAATATTTAGATGAAATGATTGCTGGTATTAAAGATTTATGGAAAAAATTAGAAATTTCAAATGATGATTTTATTCGTACTACGGAAGCACGTCATAAAGAGGTTGTCCAACAAATTTTTGAACGTTTATTAGCTCAAAATGATATTTATCTTGGTGAATATGAGGGTTGGTATTCAGTACCAGACGAAACATATTACACAGAAACACAATTAGTTGATCCAGTTTTCGAAAATGGAGAAATTGTTGGAGGTAAAAGTCCAGATTCTGGTCATGAAGTGGAATTGGTTAAAGAAGAAAGTTACTTCTTTAATTTATCTAAATATACAGACCGTTTATTAGAATTTTACGATGAAAACCCTGAATTTATTCAGCCACCTTCACGTAAAAATGAAATGATTAATAATTTTATTAAACCTGGCCTTGAAGATTTAGCAGTGTCACGTACGTCATTTGATTGGGGGATTCATGTTAAATCGAATCCAAAACACGTTGTTTACGTTTGGATTGATGCACTTGTAAACTATATTTCTTCATTAGGTTATCTATCTGATGATGATAGTTTATTTAAAAAATATTGGCCGGCAGATATTCATATAATGGCTAAGGAAATCGTGCGTTTCCATTCTATTATATGGCCAATTTTATTAATGGCATTAGATATACCGTTACCTAAAAAAGTGTTCGCACATGGTTGGATACTTATGAAAGATGGTAAAATGAGTAAATCTAAAGGGAATGTTGTAGACCCTAATGTACTCATTGATCGTTATGGCTTAGATGCTACACGTTATTACTTAATGCGTGAATTACCATTTGGCTCTGATGGTGTATTTACTCCTGAAGGATTTGTGGAACGTACAAATTATGATTTAGCAAATGATCTAGGGAACTTAGTGAATCGTACGATTTCAATGATTAATAAATATTTTGACGGTGAATTACCTGCATATCAAAGTTCTAAACATGAATTAGATAAAGATATGGAGCAAATGGCACTAGATACTGTGAAGACATTCCATGAAAATATGGATGATTTACAATTTTCAGTAGCACTTTCAACAATATGGAAATTCATTAGTCGTACGAATAAATATATTGATGAAACATCACCATGGGTATTAGCTAAAGATGAAGAACAAAAAGAAATGCTTGGCAATGTCATGGCTCACTTAGTAGAGAATATTCGTATTATTGCAGTGTTACTAAGACCATTCCTTACACATGCACCAAAACAAATCTTTACACAGTTGAATATAAATACACCAGAGCTGTTTGAACTTGAAAGTATTGAAACATATGGTGCTCTAACTGAATCGATTATGGTGAGTGATAAACCACAACCTATCTTCCCACGTCTAGATAGCGCGGTTGAAATTGACTATATAAAAGAATCAATGCAACCTGAAAAGAAAGAAGAAGAAGAGGTAGAAGAAGAAATCCCAGCAAAAGCTCAAATTGATATTAAAGATTTTGACAAAGTAGAAATTAAAGCTGCAACAATTATTGATGCTGAACAAGTGAAGAAATCTGATAAGTTATTGAAAATTCAAGTAGATTTAGATAACGAACAGCGTCAGATTGTTTCAGGAATCGCACAATACTATCAACCTGAAGATATTATAGGTAAGAAGGTTGCTGTTGTGACTAACTTAAAACCTGCTAAATTAATGGGTAGAAAATCAGAAGGTATGATTTTATCAGCTGAAAAAGATGGTGTGTTAACACTTGTTAGCTTACCAAACGCGATTCCAAATGGATCAGTAATTAAATAA
- a CDS encoding TatD family hydrolase: MLIDTHVHLNADQYDEDLEAVIERAKENGVDRMFVVGFDTPTVERTMELIDQYEFIYGIIGWHPVDAIDCTEERLEWIESLAAHPKVIGIGETGLDYHWDKSPKDIQQALFRKQIALAKRVNLPIIIHNREATQDCIDILKEEHAEDIGGIMHSFSASPEIADDVINKLNFYVSLGGPVTFKNAKQPKEVAKHVPFDRLLVETDAPFLSPHPYRGKRNEPARVTLVAEEIAELRGVSYEEVCKQTTENAERLFNLKA, translated from the coding sequence ATGCTAATCGATACACATGTTCATTTAAATGCAGATCAATACGACGAAGATTTAGAAGCGGTTATTGAACGTGCTAAAGAAAATGGTGTAGATCGCATGTTTGTAGTTGGTTTTGATACACCTACAGTTGAGCGTACAATGGAACTCATTGACCAATATGAATTTATTTACGGTATCATTGGATGGCACCCTGTTGATGCGATTGATTGTACAGAAGAACGATTAGAATGGATTGAATCACTTGCGGCGCATCCTAAAGTGATTGGTATCGGTGAAACAGGTTTGGATTATCACTGGGATAAATCACCTAAAGATATTCAGCAAGCGTTATTTAGAAAGCAAATAGCCTTGGCAAAACGTGTTAATCTGCCAATTATCATTCATAATAGAGAAGCAACTCAAGATTGTATAGATATTTTGAAAGAAGAGCATGCAGAAGATATTGGCGGTATTATGCATAGCTTTAGTGCTTCTCCTGAAATTGCGGATGATGTCATTAATAAATTGAACTTTTATGTTTCTTTAGGTGGTCCTGTAACATTTAAAAATGCGAAACAACCTAAAGAAGTTGCAAAGCATGTACCGTTTGATAGATTGTTAGTTGAAACAGATGCGCCATTTCTATCGCCACACCCTTATAGAGGTAAGCGTAATGAGCCAGCACGTGTAACACTAGTTGCTGAAGAAATTGCTGAATTACGTGGTGTGAGTTATGAAGAAGTGTGTAAACAAACAACTGAAAATGCAGAACGATTGTTTAATTTAAAAGCATAA
- a CDS encoding lysine decarboxylase yields the protein MSLPLKKKFNKLLERKPISMHVPGHKNATIGYINQLKFEMDMTEITGLDDLHHPEGVIAQSMVNVKKHPDYDAFYLVNGTTSGILSVIQGFSNIQGRYVVARNAHKSVFHALDLVHEPCRLLGMDMSIKTKQYLGPQKNALFQQLNDTKLLVLTYPNYYGECFDVEEILKYTKVHQIPTLIDEAHGAHFDLPGFPKSSLNLGADYVVQSYHKTLPSLTMSSIIFIHKNAPQREKVLKYLTYFQSSSPSYLLMNSLELAHDFYENYNTNLFFEKRKKCIHAIETIGMHIVEVNDPLKLNIQCMGYSGIELQQFFEDKDIYVELADEYQVLFVLPLWHEGDKYPFEDLIDRIKQIKIEKRFNNIDYDIPDYDMCGFYRPDEIAKVKSMDINEAENQILAVNIVPYPPGIPVMLKGEIITENMIKLMNYWCEHHIRVEGIKKHKIEIKDE from the coding sequence ATGTCACTACCATTAAAGAAAAAATTTAATAAGTTATTAGAAAGAAAACCAATTTCTATGCATGTCCCGGGACATAAAAATGCGACAATAGGTTATATTAATCAACTAAAGTTTGAAATGGATATGACTGAAATAACAGGTTTAGATGATTTACATCATCCTGAAGGTGTTATAGCACAAAGCATGGTTAATGTGAAAAAGCATCCTGATTATGATGCTTTTTATTTAGTCAATGGGACAACATCAGGTATTTTATCAGTAATACAAGGTTTTTCAAATATTCAAGGCCGATATGTTGTTGCAAGAAATGCTCATAAGTCTGTTTTTCATGCTTTAGATTTAGTTCATGAACCATGTCGATTATTGGGTATGGATATGAGTATAAAAACAAAACAATATTTAGGCCCTCAGAAAAACGCACTGTTCCAACAATTGAATGATACGAAGCTATTAGTTCTTACATATCCTAACTATTATGGGGAATGTTTTGATGTTGAAGAGATACTAAAGTATACAAAGGTTCATCAAATACCTACGTTAATAGACGAAGCGCATGGTGCACACTTTGATTTACCTGGTTTCCCAAAGTCTTCGTTGAATTTAGGAGCAGATTATGTTGTGCAGTCATATCATAAAACACTGCCGTCACTAACAATGAGTTCAATAATATTTATTCATAAAAATGCGCCACAGCGTGAAAAAGTCTTGAAGTACTTAACTTATTTTCAATCTTCAAGTCCTTCGTATCTTCTTATGAATAGTTTAGAATTAGCGCATGATTTTTATGAAAATTATAATACTAACTTGTTTTTTGAAAAAAGAAAGAAATGTATTCACGCTATTGAGACTATAGGCATGCATATAGTTGAAGTAAATGATCCATTGAAGTTGAATATACAATGCATGGGCTATTCAGGTATTGAATTACAACAGTTCTTTGAAGACAAAGATATTTATGTAGAACTAGCAGATGAATATCAAGTGCTATTCGTCTTACCTCTGTGGCATGAAGGCGATAAATATCCATTTGAAGACTTAATCGACAGAATAAAACAAATAAAAATAGAAAAAAGGTTTAATAACATAGATTATGATATTCCTGATTATGACATGTGTGGTTTTTATCGGCCTGATGAAATAGCTAAAGTTAAAAGTATGGATATAAATGAAGCTGAAAACCAAATTTTAGCAGTGAATATTGTACCTTATCCACCAGGTATACCAGTAATGCTAAAAGGAGAAATAATAACAGAAAATATGATAAAATTAATGAATTATTGGTGTGAACACCATATAAGAGTAGAAGGAATTAAAAAACATAAAATTGAAATTAAGGATGAATAA
- the yabA gene encoding DNA replication initiation control protein YabA, whose protein sequence is MNRSDIFEKLANLESNINQINTDMVNLKNLTVELIEENVALQIENENLKTLIDKEEQSKNVVQGKKTPVKQPLRSKDNLAMLYKEGFHICNGELFGKHRKGDDCLFCLEVLTE, encoded by the coding sequence TTGAATCGTAGCGACATATTTGAAAAATTAGCAAATTTAGAATCAAATATTAATCAAATCAATACTGATATGGTTAATTTGAAAAACCTTACGGTTGAATTAATTGAAGAAAATGTCGCCTTACAAATCGAGAATGAGAATCTAAAAACATTGATAGATAAAGAAGAACAATCTAAAAATGTAGTACAAGGTAAGAAAACCCCTGTTAAACAACCACTTCGCAGTAAAGATAATTTGGCTATGCTTTATAAAGAGGGGTTCCATATTTGTAATGGTGAATTATTTGGGAAACATAGAAAAGGCGATGATTGCTTATTCTGTCTCGAAGTATTAACTGAATAA
- a CDS encoding cyclic-di-AMP receptor, protein MKMIIAIVQDQDSQELSDKLVKHNFRATKLATTGGFLRAGNTTFLSGVEDDRVDEMLKVINDTCGNREQLVSPITPMGGSADSYIPYPVEVEVGGATVFVMPVDAFHQF, encoded by the coding sequence ATGAAAATGATTATAGCAATCGTACAAGATCAGGATAGTCAAGAACTTTCAGATAAACTTGTTAAACATAACTTTAGAGCAACGAAACTTGCAACAACAGGTGGTTTTTTAAGAGCAGGTAATACAACGTTTTTATCTGGTGTTGAAGATGACCGAGTTGATGAAATGCTAAAAGTTATTAATGACACTTGTGGTAATAGAGAGCAACTTGTATCACCTATAACACCAATGGGTGGCAGTGCAGATTCTTATATTCCATATCCGGTTGAAGTAGAGGTTGGAGGAGCAACGGTATTTGTAATGCCAGTTGATGCTTTCCATCAATTTTAG
- the rsmI gene encoding 16S rRNA (cytidine(1402)-2'-O)-methyltransferase, whose translation MSILYLVGTPIGNLADITYRAVDTLKTVDLIACEDTRVTKKLCAHYEIQAPLKSYHDHNKEQQTDYLIEQLQQGIEIALVSDAGLPLISDPGYELVVAARENGIRVETIPGPNAGLTALMASGLPSFTYTFLGFLPRKDKQKQSYLEQRMYENSTLIIYESPHRVKDTIKTIQKVDRERKVSVGRELTKKFEQIVTDYVGNVLDRLNNGNIPTKGEFVVIIEGAEPIEDTAWFEDMSLKAHVDYHINQGMKPKAAIKQVAELRQMKTSEVYDIYHEV comes from the coding sequence ATGTCGATATTATATTTAGTAGGAACGCCTATTGGTAATTTGGCGGATATTACATATCGCGCTGTTGATACTTTAAAAACCGTAGATTTGATTGCATGTGAAGATACGCGAGTGACCAAAAAATTATGTGCACATTATGAAATACAAGCACCACTCAAATCTTACCATGATCATAATAAAGAACAGCAAACAGATTATCTTATTGAACAATTGCAACAAGGTATTGAGATAGCATTAGTATCAGATGCAGGTTTGCCATTAATCAGTGACCCTGGATATGAACTTGTTGTTGCAGCTAGAGAAAACGGTATAAGAGTAGAAACTATACCCGGGCCAAACGCAGGTTTAACTGCACTAATGGCAAGTGGATTACCTTCCTTTACTTACACGTTTTTAGGCTTTTTACCACGAAAAGACAAACAAAAACAATCATATTTGGAACAACGTATGTATGAAAATAGCACATTAATTATTTACGAGTCGCCACATCGTGTAAAAGATACAATTAAAACGATTCAAAAGGTTGATAGAGAACGTAAAGTGTCTGTAGGGAGAGAGTTGACAAAAAAATTCGAACAAATTGTTACTGACTATGTAGGAAATGTGCTAGATCGTCTTAATAACGGAAATATTCCAACTAAAGGTGAGTTTGTAGTAATTATTGAAGGCGCAGAACCAATCGAAGATACAGCTTGGTTTGAAGACATGTCACTCAAAGCACATGTTGATTATCATATAAATCAAGGTATGAAACCGAAAGCGGCGATTAAACAGGTAGCAGAATTACGCCAAATGAAGACAAGTGAAGTTTATGACATCTATCATGAAGTTTAA